In a single window of the Amycolatopsis sp. cg5 genome:
- a CDS encoding 2'-5' RNA ligase family protein, whose protein sequence is MILFTALLPPQDVVAALESELARQGVDPALRWSPPSNWHVTLGYYGDVPEIPELALSGRPAPSLRIEGAGTFPGVLWLNIAGEGLAELASAAGAGADGRKYRSHLTLARYAKEDPDAGKAWAERLMAFRTEPWVAREAVLMRSDRDERGTSYRVVERYPLNG, encoded by the coding sequence ATGATTCTTTTCACCGCCCTGCTCCCGCCGCAAGACGTCGTCGCGGCGTTGGAGTCGGAGCTCGCGCGCCAAGGCGTCGACCCGGCGCTGCGGTGGTCCCCGCCGTCGAACTGGCACGTGACGCTCGGCTACTACGGGGACGTTCCCGAGATCCCGGAGCTCGCGCTGAGCGGCCGTCCCGCTCCCAGCCTGCGGATCGAGGGCGCGGGAACTTTTCCGGGCGTGCTGTGGTTGAACATCGCAGGTGAGGGGCTCGCCGAACTCGCTTCGGCGGCGGGCGCAGGCGCGGACGGCCGTAAATACCGTTCGCATCTGACGCTCGCGCGCTACGCTAAGGAAGATCCGGATGCGGGCAAGGCCTGGGCCGAGCGCCTGATGGCATTCCGCACCGAGCCGTGGGTCGCGCGGGAGGCAGTCCTCATGCGCAGCGACCGTGACGAGCGCGGGACCAGCTACCGGGTGGTCGAACGCTACCCGCTGAACGGCTGA
- the rpsO gene encoding 30S ribosomal protein S15, with protein MALSTEEKKSILSEYGVHDSDTGSPEAQVALLTKRIVGLTEHLKSHKHDHHSRRGLLLLVGRRRRLLNYVMKVDIERYRALIQRLGLRR; from the coding sequence GTGGCTCTGTCCACCGAAGAGAAGAAGTCGATCCTTTCCGAGTACGGCGTGCACGACTCGGACACCGGATCCCCCGAGGCCCAGGTCGCGCTGCTCACCAAGCGCATCGTCGGTCTCACCGAGCACCTGAAGTCCCACAAGCACGACCACCACTCGCGTCGCGGGCTGCTGCTGCTGGTCGGCCGTCGCCGCCGGCTGCTCAACTACGTGATGAAGGTGGACATCGAGCGGTACCGTGCGCTGATCCAGCGTCTCGGCCTCCGCCGATAG
- a CDS encoding polyribonucleotide nucleotidyltransferase: protein MTDSTGVTVHETEAVLDNGRFGTRTVRFETGRLARQAAGSVVAYLDEETMLLSATTASKHPKDHFDFFPLTVDVEERMYAAGRIPGAFFRREGRPSTDAILTCRLIDRPLRPSFADGLRNEIQVVITVQSLNPDDPYDVLAINAASASTQIAGLPFSGPVGGVRVALIEGQWVAFPTWSQLEKATFNMVVAGRIVGEGANDVAIMMVEAEATENTLDLVSEGAKGPNEQSVAEGLEAAKPFIRVLCEAQQKLAEAAAKPTGEFPVYLAYQDDAFEAVAAIATDDLAAALTIAGKQARDTATDEVKAAVLAKVGIEEGEAFAGREKEIGAAFKALSKKIMRKRVLTDKIRMDGRGLTDIRQLSAEVSVIPRAHGSALFERGETQILGVTTLNMLRLEQQIDALSPETHKRYMHHYNFPPFSTGETGRVGSPKRREIGHGMLAERALVPVLPKRDEFPYAIRQVSEALGSNGSTSMGSVCASTMGLYNAGVPLKAPVAGIAMGLISDEVDGETRYVALTDILGAEDAMGDMDFKVAGTKDLITALQLDTKLDGIPSEVLAAALNQAKDARLTILEVIAEAIDGPDEMSPFAPRVTSVKVPVDKIGEVIGPKGKMINSITEETGADISIEDDGTIYVGAADGPSAQAAIDKINAIANPQLPKVGERFLGTVVKTAAFGAFVSLLPGRDGLVHISKLGNGKRIAKVEDVVNVGDKLRVEIADIDNRGKISLIVVREEDEAAKPAEAEAAEAK from the coding sequence ATGACCGACTCCACCGGAGTCACCGTGCACGAAACCGAAGCCGTGCTCGACAACGGCCGTTTCGGCACCCGCACCGTCCGCTTCGAGACCGGCCGCCTGGCCCGTCAGGCCGCGGGCTCTGTCGTCGCTTACCTCGACGAAGAGACCATGCTGCTGTCGGCCACCACGGCGTCGAAGCACCCGAAGGACCACTTCGACTTCTTCCCGCTGACCGTGGACGTCGAAGAGCGCATGTACGCCGCGGGCCGCATCCCCGGCGCGTTCTTCCGTCGCGAGGGCCGCCCCTCCACCGACGCGATCCTGACCTGCCGCCTGATCGACCGGCCGCTGCGCCCGTCGTTCGCCGACGGTCTCCGCAACGAGATCCAGGTCGTCATCACCGTCCAGAGCCTCAACCCGGACGACCCGTACGACGTGCTGGCGATCAACGCCGCGTCCGCGTCCACCCAGATCGCCGGACTGCCGTTCTCCGGCCCGGTCGGCGGCGTCCGCGTCGCGCTGATCGAGGGCCAGTGGGTCGCGTTCCCGACCTGGTCGCAGCTGGAGAAGGCGACCTTCAACATGGTCGTCGCCGGCCGCATCGTCGGCGAGGGCGCCAACGACGTCGCGATCATGATGGTCGAGGCCGAGGCCACCGAGAACACCCTCGACCTGGTGTCCGAGGGCGCCAAGGGCCCGAACGAGCAGTCCGTGGCCGAGGGCCTCGAGGCCGCCAAGCCGTTCATCCGCGTGCTGTGCGAGGCCCAGCAGAAGCTGGCCGAGGCCGCCGCGAAGCCGACCGGTGAGTTCCCCGTCTACCTGGCTTACCAGGACGACGCGTTCGAGGCCGTCGCCGCGATCGCGACCGACGACCTGGCCGCCGCGCTGACCATCGCGGGCAAGCAGGCCCGTGACACCGCGACCGACGAGGTCAAGGCCGCCGTGCTGGCCAAGGTCGGCATCGAAGAGGGCGAAGCCTTCGCGGGCCGCGAGAAGGAGATCGGCGCCGCGTTCAAGGCGCTGTCCAAGAAGATCATGCGCAAGCGCGTCCTCACGGACAAGATCCGCATGGACGGCCGTGGCCTGACCGACATCCGCCAGCTCTCCGCTGAGGTCTCGGTCATCCCCCGTGCGCACGGCTCGGCGCTGTTCGAGCGCGGCGAGACCCAGATCCTGGGTGTCACCACGCTGAACATGCTCCGCCTGGAGCAGCAGATCGACGCGCTGTCCCCGGAGACGCACAAGCGCTACATGCACCACTACAACTTCCCGCCGTTCTCCACCGGCGAGACCGGCCGCGTCGGTTCGCCGAAGCGGCGCGAGATCGGCCACGGCATGCTCGCCGAGCGCGCGCTCGTGCCGGTGCTGCCGAAGCGTGACGAGTTCCCGTACGCGATCCGCCAGGTCTCCGAGGCGCTGGGCTCCAACGGCTCCACCTCGATGGGCTCGGTCTGCGCGTCCACCATGGGCCTCTACAACGCCGGTGTGCCGCTGAAGGCGCCGGTCGCCGGCATCGCCATGGGCCTCATCTCCGACGAGGTCGACGGCGAGACCCGCTATGTCGCGCTGACCGACATCCTCGGCGCCGAAGACGCCATGGGCGACATGGACTTCAAGGTCGCAGGCACCAAGGACCTGATCACCGCGCTGCAGCTGGACACCAAGCTCGACGGCATCCCGTCCGAGGTGCTCGCCGCCGCGCTGAACCAGGCGAAGGACGCCCGGCTCACCATCCTCGAGGTCATCGCCGAGGCGATCGATGGACCGGACGAGATGAGCCCGTTCGCTCCGCGGGTCACCAGCGTGAAGGTCCCGGTCGACAAGATCGGCGAGGTCATCGGGCCGAAGGGCAAGATGATCAACTCGATCACCGAGGAGACCGGCGCCGACATCTCCATCGAGGATGACGGCACGATCTACGTCGGTGCCGCGGACGGCCCGTCCGCGCAGGCCGCGATCGACAAGATCAACGCCATCGCCAACCCGCAGCTCCCGAAGGTGGGCGAGCGCTTCCTGGGCACCGTCGTCAAGACGGCCGCCTTCGGCGCCTTCGTCTCGCTGCTCCCGGGCCGCGACGGGCTGGTGCACATCTCGAAGCTGGGCAACGGCAAGCGCATCGCCAAGGTCGAGGACGTCGTGAACGTCGGTGACAAGCTCCGCGTGGAGATCGCCGACATCGACAACCGCGGCAAGATCTCCCTCATCGTGGTCCGCGAAGAGGACGAGGCCGCGAAGCCCGCCGAGGCCGAGGCCGCCGAAGCCAAGTAG
- a CDS encoding M16 family metallopeptidase: MAQIPGFEQAIGSTRTLESTSDGAVVKRTVLAGGLRVITEHVPASRSATVGLWVGVGSRDEPSNVAGAAHYLEHLLFKGTANRDATQIAEEIDAVGGEFNAFTAKEHTCYYAQVLDQDLPLAMDLVTDVVFEALCTDADVDTERSVVLEEIAMRDDDPEDLLHETFVSAILGSHPLGLPVLGTEESITGMSASALRGFYKRRYTMPRMVLAVAGNIDHTQVLRLVRKALRDRLSGAETPVAARTGRARIPVTRKLALHTDDTEQAHVMLGLKALSRHDDRRFALSVLNAALGGGMSSRLFQEIRERRGLAYQVYSSTASYSDTGHLAVYAGCQPEKLGEVAGVIREVLDGVAAHGLTDAEVLRAKGQLRGGLVLGLEDTSSRMSRIGKNELNYGRYLGVDDTVARIDAVTTDEVCALARTLLRRPGGVSAAAVVGPYAHSDDLPDDLHEVIAS, translated from the coding sequence ATGGCGCAGATTCCCGGGTTTGAGCAGGCGATAGGCAGTACCCGCACGCTGGAGTCCACTTCGGACGGTGCGGTGGTCAAGCGGACGGTGCTGGCCGGTGGGCTGCGGGTGATCACCGAGCACGTGCCCGCGTCGCGGTCGGCGACGGTCGGGCTGTGGGTCGGTGTCGGTTCGCGTGACGAGCCGTCGAACGTCGCGGGCGCCGCGCACTACCTGGAACACTTGCTGTTCAAGGGAACCGCGAACCGTGACGCCACGCAGATCGCCGAAGAGATCGACGCGGTCGGCGGCGAGTTCAACGCGTTCACCGCCAAGGAGCACACCTGCTACTACGCGCAGGTGCTCGACCAGGACCTTCCGCTCGCGATGGACCTGGTGACCGACGTGGTGTTCGAGGCGCTGTGCACGGACGCCGACGTGGACACCGAACGCAGCGTGGTCCTCGAAGAGATCGCCATGCGCGACGACGACCCCGAGGACCTGCTGCACGAGACCTTCGTCAGCGCGATTCTGGGCAGTCACCCGCTCGGCCTGCCGGTGCTGGGCACCGAGGAGTCGATCACCGGGATGTCGGCGTCGGCGTTGCGCGGGTTCTACAAGCGCCGCTACACGATGCCCCGGATGGTGCTCGCCGTCGCGGGCAACATCGACCACACGCAGGTGCTTCGCTTGGTGCGCAAGGCTTTGCGCGACCGCTTGAGCGGCGCGGAGACCCCGGTCGCCGCGCGCACCGGCCGCGCGCGCATCCCGGTGACGCGCAAACTCGCGCTGCACACCGACGACACCGAGCAGGCGCACGTCATGCTCGGCCTCAAGGCGCTGTCGCGCCACGACGACCGCCGGTTCGCGCTGTCGGTGCTGAACGCGGCGCTCGGCGGCGGCATGAGCTCCCGGCTGTTCCAGGAGATCCGCGAGCGGCGTGGCCTGGCGTACCAGGTGTATTCGTCGACCGCGAGCTACTCCGACACCGGGCACCTGGCCGTCTACGCGGGCTGCCAGCCGGAGAAGCTCGGCGAGGTCGCCGGGGTGATCCGCGAGGTGCTCGACGGTGTCGCCGCGCACGGCCTGACCGACGCGGAGGTCCTGCGCGCCAAGGGCCAGCTGCGCGGCGGGCTCGTGCTGGGCCTGGAGGACACCTCGTCGCGGATGTCGCGGATCGGCAAGAACGAGCTCAACTACGGCCGCTACCTGGGCGTCGACGACACCGTCGCCCGCATCGACGCGGTCACCACCGACGAGGTCTGTGCGCTCGCTCGCACTCTGCTTCGCCGACCGGGTGGCGTGTCAGCGGCCGCCGTCGTCGGGCCTTACGCTCACTCCGACGACCTTCCAGACGATCTTCACGAGGTGATCGCGTCATGA
- the dapB gene encoding 4-hydroxy-tetrahydrodipicolinate reductase — translation MTDLIRVGVLGARGRMGATVVKAVEGAADMDVVAAIDADDSRALNGAQVIVDFTHPDAVMDNLRFAIDNDVHAVVGTTGMSEERLAQVREWLAAKPSLGVLIAPNFALGAVLAMRFAQQAARFYASAEIIELHHNRKADAPSGTAGHTAQMIAQARKEAGITPGPDATTAELAGARGALVEDVRVHSVRLPGLIAHEEILFGAEGETLTIRHDSMDRTSFMPGVLLGVREVLKRPGLTVGLENVLSL, via the coding sequence ATGACCGATTTGATCCGCGTAGGTGTGCTCGGCGCGCGTGGCCGGATGGGCGCCACGGTCGTCAAGGCCGTCGAAGGCGCCGCCGACATGGACGTCGTGGCGGCCATCGACGCCGACGACTCGCGCGCGCTGAACGGCGCGCAGGTCATCGTCGACTTCACCCACCCCGACGCCGTGATGGACAACCTCCGCTTCGCCATCGACAACGACGTGCACGCCGTCGTCGGCACCACGGGCATGAGCGAAGAGCGGCTGGCCCAGGTCCGCGAATGGCTCGCGGCGAAGCCCTCGCTCGGCGTCCTCATCGCCCCGAACTTCGCGCTCGGTGCGGTACTCGCGATGCGTTTCGCCCAGCAGGCCGCTCGTTTCTACGCCTCGGCCGAGATCATCGAGCTGCACCACAACCGCAAGGCCGACGCCCCGTCCGGCACCGCGGGCCACACCGCCCAGATGATCGCCCAGGCCCGTAAGGAAGCCGGCATCACCCCCGGCCCCGACGCCACGACGGCCGAGCTGGCAGGCGCCCGCGGCGCGCTGGTCGAGGACGTCCGCGTGCACTCCGTGCGCCTGCCCGGCCTCATCGCCCACGAGGAGATCCTGTTCGGCGCGGAGGGGGAGACCCTGACGATCCGCCACGACTCGATGGACCGCACCTCGTTCATGCCCGGCGTGCTGCTCGGCGTGCGTGAGGTCCTCAAGCGTCCTGGTCTGACCGTCGGACTGGAGAACGTGCTCTCGCTGTGA
- a CDS encoding transposase, which yields MARDYRPVDREQEFLLPPSMADWLPDDHLVWFVIAVVGRLDTSAFHATAKRGGVGRRGYDPEMLLTLFVYAMAHGVSSSRRIERLCLTDVAFRIICAQDIPDHTVLARFRQRHEAALTDLLTESLVLAAELGMVSLGVVAFDGTKIAANASKDANRTEAHLRKLAEKFVEETAQTDAADDARFGADRRGDEPPPDLRDRTRRGERITAALEQIQSRRDAAEQAGEGRAEIARAYDAAVARPHPWRGPAARRGPGRGGPSTPGPGASHSGVPLGGLARPDAIRRRAPPVGESSGAAGGSQQGPAGPRRL from the coding sequence GTGGCAAGGGATTATCGGCCGGTTGATCGTGAGCAGGAGTTTCTGTTGCCGCCGTCGATGGCGGACTGGTTGCCGGATGATCATCTGGTGTGGTTCGTGATCGCGGTGGTGGGGCGGCTGGACACGTCGGCGTTTCACGCGACGGCGAAGCGTGGTGGGGTCGGGCGGCGTGGGTATGACCCGGAGATGCTGCTGACGTTGTTCGTGTATGCGATGGCGCATGGGGTGTCCTCGTCGCGGCGGATCGAGCGGTTGTGCCTGACCGATGTGGCGTTCCGGATCATCTGCGCGCAGGACATCCCGGATCACACGGTGCTGGCCCGGTTCCGCCAGCGTCACGAGGCGGCGCTGACGGATCTGCTGACCGAGTCGCTGGTGCTGGCCGCCGAACTGGGGATGGTGTCGCTGGGGGTGGTCGCGTTCGACGGCACCAAGATCGCCGCCAACGCGAGTAAGGACGCCAACCGCACCGAGGCTCACCTGCGGAAACTGGCCGAGAAGTTCGTTGAGGAGACCGCGCAGACCGACGCGGCCGACGACGCCCGCTTCGGCGCCGACCGGCGCGGCGACGAACCACCACCGGACCTGCGTGACCGCACCCGTCGCGGTGAACGGATCACGGCCGCGCTGGAGCAGATCCAGTCCCGTCGCGACGCGGCCGAGCAGGCCGGCGAGGGGCGGGCTGAGATCGCGCGGGCCTATGACGCCGCGGTCGCCCGGCCTCACCCGTGGCGGGGCCCCGCCGCGAGGCGCGGACCGGGTCGCGGTGGCCCGAGCACGCCTGGACCGGGAGCGAGCCACAGCGGTGTCCCGCTGGGAGGCCTGGCACGCCCAGATGCGATCCGGCGGCGGGCGCCGCCCGTCGGGGAAAGCAGCGGTGCCGCCGGAGGATCACAGCAGGGTCCGGCGGGCCCGCGCCGCCTATGA
- a CDS encoding transposase has product MPPEDHSRVRRARAAYEAALSRAEQAAATAKSQTQTDKFVANTTDPQSRLLKTRNGWVQGYNCQTAVSDDEFLVSARATQDTNDLDQFVPTADDVLATAGKLARRTGRGDLTVGVMIGDAGYDSTANLETAGPDRLIADAKGRTVNTRAATDPATGDPPKNATAREKMNHRLRTAEGVTLYRRRGAMIEAPNAWLKDRRGLTRFARRGLTAAQAELSLAAAVTNLLKLWTKGITTAQIRTT; this is encoded by the coding sequence GTGCCGCCGGAGGATCACAGCAGGGTCCGGCGGGCCCGCGCCGCCTATGAGGCCGCGCTCTCCCGCGCTGAACAGGCCGCCGCCACCGCGAAATCCCAGACGCAGACCGACAAGTTCGTGGCGAACACGACCGACCCGCAATCACGGCTGCTCAAGACCCGCAACGGCTGGGTCCAGGGCTACAACTGCCAGACCGCGGTCAGCGACGACGAATTCCTCGTGTCCGCCCGCGCCACCCAGGACACCAACGACCTCGACCAGTTCGTGCCCACCGCCGATGATGTCCTCGCCACCGCCGGGAAGCTGGCCCGGCGCACCGGCCGCGGTGACCTCACCGTCGGCGTGATGATCGGCGACGCCGGCTACGACTCGACCGCCAACCTTGAGACCGCGGGCCCGGACCGTCTCATCGCCGATGCCAAAGGCCGCACCGTGAACACTCGAGCCGCCACCGACCCGGCCACCGGCGACCCACCCAAGAACGCCACCGCGCGGGAGAAGATGAACCACCGGCTACGCACCGCAGAAGGCGTGACCCTCTACCGACGACGCGGCGCGATGATCGAAGCACCCAACGCCTGGCTCAAAGACCGCCGCGGGCTCACCCGCTTCGCCCGCCGAGGACTCACCGCCGCCCAAGCCGAACTCTCCCTCGCCGCCGCAGTCACCAACCTGCTCAAACTCTGGACCAAGGGCATCACCACCGCCCAGATCCGCACC